The stretch of DNA CTTTTTCTCCACTGGAAGGCACATATTTATCCCACAAAAACGCCATCTTCCCACCATAATTCGCCAATTTGACATAACCAGAATTAGCATACATAGGCAGCAGCAACTCATCCAAACCTTGCAAACGTAACCAATATCTTATCCTAGAGTCGTACCATCTTATACCGTGGGAATCACTATAGCAATATAATATGTTATCTATCACGCAATCAGGGTTCTCTAACCATCCTAATTCCAAACAAACCTCTGCTAACGGTTCCCATCTATCTGCCTTTGGCTTGTACGCCACACCCCAAGTCCCATACATGTAGATTTCTTCGTCAAGCACCGCGCTCCTCCATACAAGACTTCCACATCTCTCCGTGAGAGGGCTCAACACATGCTCccaagtttgtgtttttggatcGAAAACCTCCATCCAGTTTGAGGCATCATAGTCATCAGAGCCTCCTGCTACATATATCTTTTCATCAAGAACGTTCACCGCTGACCAATACCGTTCCACCTGCATACTCGGACCCTCTCGCCACGTGTGAGACTGACAATCTAAGATCGAGACTTTAGACAAGGGCACATTGTACATGGATCCGCCAAGGTTGTAGATGTTAGAACCAACGGCCACTAGATTCGACGAGCGTACAGGAGGGTAATCGGGAGTATGGAGTGTAGCGAAAACATACCCACTTGACTTGtcgttcttgttcttgttcttgttcttacaAAGGGTTTGATCAGGTTTGCGGCAGAGAGTGAACCAACGTGTGTTAGGGCCATGAACCCCATCATAGTACTCAAAGCACACATAGAGACAAATCTCGGAGTGGCCTAAGAGGGATCTGATCTTGTAAAGCTCCGGTGAAGTAATGAGTGAACGGAACCTCTTGGAAACTAAGGAGAGAGTTGGGTAGTACAATCTCGAGACGCGTGCGAAGCAGCTCAGTAGCAAATCATCGGGAAGTGATGGGTTTGGAGTCGGTTGCGGCGTGTGTAAGAGCAGCGGAAGAGATGGTTGCTCCGTAGACATCATCTTGTTCTCTGTGGAAGACAAAATAGACATTGAAAGAGCTTGGTTTCGTCTGCTGCAGATAACAAATGCAGAGGagaattttttatattgatttagGGATTGTGACGTTGACCACAAGAGTCCGTTTTACTATTAACGCGGGATAATATAGTCCACAAAATTGTAAGAGGACTAATTCAGAATTGTAAAACAGAATGAATCTTTTTCATTGACTCATATAATGATCGTCTAATGTGGTGAGTTCACTTTCTTCGAAACCTTTGACAAGAGATTTTTTCATTGACCATAATCTCATTtcttaaatttcattttcagtTTCCTTTGTATTTAAGTTTTCCCATATCATTTTTGCTTACTTTTTAGTATTGTGGTctttaaagaaaatgataacGCGCGTGTAGCTACAATTTacagttacaacttacaaccaactttatttaatttctaCCAAAATTACAGAGTGACACAAAATCCATGTGAGTCAAAATCCAAAACCCAATGAAAACTATTTCTACCTAATTGACAAATGTCATGCCTACCTTATTTATGTCAAAaagttttctttcttgtttcttttctaaattaaaaaaagaaaaatatgttgaaTACATATAACTATgtaatttatgtatgtatgttgaAGAAAACGAACCGAAGGAATCATCCAATCTCCAAAGATAAACAAAACTTTTTAGACTTTTTAGTAGTTCCGGTGGGTGAATCAGTAGAGTTGGTAAGTATTTTGAATCTTAATCATTAACCTAAACTTGTTAAGGTAGGTTTTCTAATTTCTATCTCTATGCCCATATGATTGATTAGTTTTTGAAACTggatttgtatatttattagtattgatttagcttttgctttttcaaccaaaaaaaaggggAAATTTATATCATAAGATAATAAATATAAGCTCTCTCTGTGGGCACATAGTCCAAGAACTTTGATATACGCTCCGATAAAGGAGGGAGATAGAGAGATGAGAatgagaggaagatgaagaatcaAACTtagaagagacaaaaaaaaaagacattcttATCCTTCTTAATTCTTTCTATTCTTTGATAGGAGGAACAACTTTTGGATTATCCTTCCTCTCCCCTCCGGTTAATCCCACCGTTTCTTacattttcctctgttttttttcccgGGAAACAGaaggaaaattttcttttttttttttttccgggaaAGGAGAGATCTTTGTGAATTAGGTAGCTGCCCTTATCTTTAAAGTATTGTTTTGAGGTagaaagattatatttttttctttcttttgggtcTTGTGAATCATGAACTTCTCCTTCTCTGTTTTTGCTATGCTGAAACTTTGTTTTAATGGCAATGTTGTTTATTTGGGTCTTTAAATCCAGGTCGCGTGGCTTCATTGTTGTGGTTTATTCAATTGGAGGATGAAACAAAGGTTACTGCTTTTGTGTGGTTCTTAAAGCTAGGGTTTTTGGGAACGTGCTTTTATATCTGTCTGTGTGTATCTGCATTTTTGAGATTTGGGGTTGTGGTTATATAACTCATGGATTCAGAATTGAGATTTGCTTCAAAAGATGTGGTGAAATGCTGTGATGTGGGTTGTGATTATTCTCTTGGggcatcatcatcttcttcagatcCTTGGACTAGAACGGTGAAAAGAAAGTTCAACGAGTTCAAAGAAGGGAACATGTTGTTGTTACGAGgttcttctgattcttcttccaACGCTAAGGTACTAGTTGAGAATGAATGTGCAGCTTTGCTTGAGGTTCTTTCTAGCCAAAGGAAAACAGTCAAAGATCTTCATTTAGAGCTTGAAGAGGAGAGAAACGCTGCTGCATCAGCGGCTAATGAGACAATGTCTATGATACTGAGGTTGCAGAGAGAAAAGGCTGAGATACAGATGGAAGCTCGGCAGTTCAAAATGTTTGCTGAGGAGAAAATGACACATGACCGAGAAAAGCTCACGGTTTTGGAGAATTTGTTGTATGAGAAAGAGCAAGCTATCGAGGCCTTGACTTATGAGGTCGAAGCATACAAGCATAAATTGTTGAGCTATGGGGTTTCTGAGGCAGAGATGCATGAGCAGATACTTGGTTTTGGCAGAGACTCTAGCACGGTTGGTTTTGATGTTTACCCTTGTGAGTATACTTCTTTGAAATGTACTGTGGATGAGAACCCGAGCGGACCAGACGGTAATGTTGAGGTTGAAGAAAAAGTGATTGTTGGTCAGTCTCCAAGATGGCCATATTATGATCCTAATTCGCCTTTAGGAACTGCAAAAGATATTAAGGGGACATGTTTTGCAGACTCTCCTATGTCTAGTAGTAGTGACAGAGTTTATACTATTGACTCAATTCACGTGGGAGTTTCTGAAGTTAAGATTGATGATGAGCCTAATAAGATGAGTAAGGGAAAGTTAAATGGTGATCATTGGAATTCTCCGAGATACCAAGAACCGTTCACAGCTCAGCAAGGAGTTAACGAGCCAGATATCGAGAAACTTTACACAAGGCTTCAAGCACTTGAAGCAGACAGGGAATCACTGAGACAGATCATTGTATCTATGAGGACAGACAAAGCTCAGTTGGTGTTGCTGAAAGAAATCGCACAGCAATTAACAAAGGAAGCCGGCACAACAAACAGGCGAAACCCGGTTTGCAAAATGCCATCTTTTAAAGGATTCACTGTAGTAACGGTTTTCAAGGTatcatataatcatataataatgtCTCCTATCTAACTCTCTCATGTTGCATATTGCTTTCTGAAACTCTGAGTACGCCTCTGAAGTTTACTCTCTGTTGTTCTTGCGTTTTCAGTGGATTGTATCTTTCGTTTCTTGGAAAAGAAAAGCCAGGCGAAACAAGTAAGCAGAATTATGCTTTTTTGGTTCACAGTTTACTGTTATTGCTTTCTGATGAATTCGAATTTATGTTGCACTGCAGGTACGTGTATGAGTTGTCAGCAAATAATAAGGGGATGCTTATGATGCTAGGCGAGGGATCTGGAACAAGGAGATGGAGATGTTTAACAAGTTCACATGTCTagatttttccattttttatcaGGTTTCTTTGGAGTAGTTAGTGCAACATATAAATGTACATTGCTCTGTAGTCTGTACTCCAATCAAAATATGTTCAGAATCTGGTTTGAAATTATTAATCCAAAGTTCAAAGGATTTCTTTGGCTCTAACATATCCTCTGGCCATGATCACAACAGTAACAGGGTTTGACACAAAAATGTCACTATACGATGCATTAAAAGATTAAGAAGGTTCAAACCAACGTCTTCTTGTGCATTGCCAACAAAAGTGTTTCTGGATATGTTCAGCCATATTACCAATAACATTACCACTGGGTTGATAACTTGTTTTGGAGGACATTCACTCATACATATAGTGATGAAAACCAGAAAAATACATAGGATTCAAAGCAAATACAGATCACGAGGGAGACAGCGAAACTGTGTAAGACTTGTTGCAATACTTCAAGCTCTTAAGATAGCCTGATTGAAGCTGAGGACATATCACCGCTCCAGGAATGCCAGGCGCATCCTCGTTTGTTTCTCCTGTGCCTTCTCTGACTCGAGACTCAGGGTCAGTCTTTTCAGGGACTTGTGGTAGACCAATGTTTAAGTTAACCGAGGTTTGCTCAGTCCCAAAGCTGAATTAAGCTCACAGAATGTTAGCATTTACTTAAAAACACTGAAATTTTTTAGTTTGGAAGAAAAGAGTAGGGATTTTGCATCAACGAACCTGGCTTCAAAGTTTTGTCCATTAGCACCCACAATTGCACAAATATTGCTAATAATCCAAGGCGGAAGATATTCGCCTTTAATCTCAACACAGTAACTTGTAGGTTCTGTTCTTACGTTCTCTGTGCACTTGATctggaaatcaaagaacaaatATTCTCCGTGTTATCATATCGAATAAGGATGTCACAACAAGAGAACCACAGAGTAAACCATCAAATGTGTGTTTATACCTCGGGAGAAGACAGCGCAGCATTTTGAAATAGCACTGGTGAATATAATACAGGAACGTCTGCAGTgggaaaaaatccaaaagaagacCTACACATGATTGACAAATAATGGTTATAATCATTATCAAAACTAGTTAACGAGATGTACATGAGCacaatatgtaatttattttccaAGAGATTCGAACCTATAATTTAAGAAAAGATCATACAATCCATGTACGCTCTCATTTCCGACAAAAGCCAAGAACGATTCTGGAGTATTATCTATGTTAGAGACAGAACGCAAACGACGAACCTGCATCCATTACAAGGATCAGAAAAATACGCCAATAATCTCTCATATAAGTAGGTGCTTCACATGGTTCTTAAGAGTGAGAGATACATGTAGACAGAAATATATTTCCTGAATAGATAACAAAATGCGCACAAACCTGGCCAAGGTTATGATTCTCTATCTCTGAGAGTTCAGCAAGATCTTCATCAGTTGTCTGGTCCATTTTAGTTTTGCAAAGAGGCATGGAGTAGCAGATGTCCTGTGGAAAACATAGTCAAAGCAAACTTAGTAAAGCATTGATGACCACGTCTTTAAATGTTAGCACAAGGTTTGTATAACATATGAGCAAAATATAATTGATAATGTAATAGTTCTCTCATGATGTCTCAATGAATGCAAAACACAAACAATCTACTTAAATTAAATAAGGCAAAAGGCTTAATAACACTGAGGGAACATATCTTACAAGATCTTTAAGC from Camelina sativa cultivar DH55 chromosome 9, Cs, whole genome shotgun sequence encodes:
- the LOC104712076 gene encoding F-box/kelch-repeat protein At5g49000-like — encoded protein: MSILSSTENKMMSTEQPSLPLLLHTPQPTPNPSLPDDLLLSCFARVSRLYYPTLSLVSKRFRSLITSPELYKIRSLLGHSEICLYVCFEYYDGVHGPNTRWFTLCRKPDQTLCKNKNKNKNDKSSGYVFATLHTPDYPPVRSSNLVAVGSNIYNLGGSMYNVPLSKVSILDCQSHTWREGPSMQVERYWSAVNVLDEKIYVAGGSDDYDASNWMEVFDPKTQTWEHVLSPLTERCGSLVWRSAVLDEEIYMYGTWGVAYKPKADRWEPLAEVCLELGWLENPDCVIDNILYCYSDSHGIRWYDSRIRYWLRLQGLDELLLPMYANSGYVKLANYGGKMAFLWDKYVPSSGEKEVWCAVIALERRNFEEMWGEVEWLDVVLTVPFSYAFVSALVATV
- the LOC104712077 gene encoding myosin-binding protein 7-like translates to MDSELRFASKDVVKCCDVGCDYSLGASSSSSDPWTRTVKRKFNEFKEGNMLLLRGSSDSSSNAKVLVENECAALLEVLSSQRKTVKDLHLELEEERNAAASAANETMSMILRLQREKAEIQMEARQFKMFAEEKMTHDREKLTVLENLLYEKEQAIEALTYEVEAYKHKLLSYGVSEAEMHEQILGFGRDSSTVGFDVYPCEYTSLKCTVDENPSGPDGNVEVEEKVIVGQSPRWPYYDPNSPLGTAKDIKGTCFADSPMSSSSDRVYTIDSIHVGVSEVKIDDEPNKMSKGKLNGDHWNSPRYQEPFTAQQGVNEPDIEKLYTRLQALEADRESLRQIIVSMRTDKAQLVLLKEIAQQLTKEAGTTNRRNPVCKMPSFKGFTVVTVFKWIVSFVSWKRKARRNKYVYELSANNKGMLMMLGEGSGTRRWRCLTSSHV